A single genomic interval of Halomonas sp. GT harbors:
- a CDS encoding TolC family protein produces MRVELHRIVLAAICAATAGCAQHPPHATSPDASTPLGLAQTATGAMDFSLPADLSQADDQVSTLVSQQLTDDLSVAIDSERIYTLPELIDIAQRTKPSTRAAWLRAREAALAVNVVEASYLPQLSANVLAGYETVSRPEQAIPELGIGTGRLTATGYQVIPNLTVEWLLFDFGARDAAMEIAEQVAIGGNIAFHGAHQRVIFEVSEAYFQYSAARAETRIDRERVEDARTLRRVAEGRLREGLAIRAEVAQARQIEARAQFDLTLAESREENTRTALMHAMGLSPATTIGVAELSDRQLPEEVPMPLDELIEKSLAQRPDIQAALARVRAARSEVNLVAASSMPKIAAVAEVGRAIGGVSLSDSRFGGSGSMNRTLDEAVAGVVFTMPLFDGGLRQTQKRQARMQAEAAEQDLLEIRNLAAQEIVEAYSLLHSSLAAYTASGPLLEAGRETYETALGLYENGLASLSEVSQSKIGLNDVRLIHEQAFADTFAAATALAFATGRLTNSDVPTRL; encoded by the coding sequence ATGAGAGTTGAACTTCATCGAATAGTGCTTGCCGCGATCTGTGCTGCGACAGCGGGCTGCGCACAGCATCCACCCCATGCAACATCACCCGACGCCTCGACACCCCTGGGGTTGGCGCAAACGGCAACCGGTGCCATGGATTTTTCTCTACCCGCCGATCTATCGCAGGCAGATGATCAGGTCTCCACCCTCGTCAGTCAGCAGCTCACGGATGATCTGTCTGTCGCTATCGACTCGGAGCGAATTTACACCCTACCGGAGCTGATCGACATCGCTCAGCGCACCAAGCCTTCTACCCGCGCTGCTTGGCTGCGTGCCCGTGAAGCGGCTCTTGCCGTGAATGTTGTCGAGGCCTCCTATTTGCCACAATTGTCAGCCAATGTGCTAGCGGGTTACGAAACGGTATCACGTCCCGAACAGGCAATTCCGGAGCTTGGAATCGGAACAGGGCGTCTGACAGCGACAGGCTATCAAGTGATACCTAACCTTACCGTAGAATGGCTGCTGTTCGACTTCGGTGCGCGAGACGCTGCTATGGAGATTGCTGAGCAGGTAGCCATCGGTGGCAATATCGCTTTCCACGGCGCCCACCAAAGGGTCATTTTCGAAGTCAGCGAAGCCTATTTTCAATACTCAGCAGCACGTGCGGAAACACGCATCGACCGAGAGCGGGTGGAGGACGCCCGAACTTTGCGCAGAGTTGCTGAAGGCAGACTTCGCGAAGGCTTGGCTATCAGGGCTGAAGTCGCCCAGGCACGACAGATCGAGGCTCGAGCCCAGTTCGATCTGACGCTGGCCGAAAGTCGAGAGGAAAACACACGGACGGCGTTGATGCACGCCATGGGCCTCTCACCGGCAACCACAATAGGGGTAGCGGAGCTCTCAGATAGGCAACTGCCGGAAGAGGTGCCTATGCCGCTCGACGAGTTGATCGAGAAATCACTGGCTCAGCGGCCCGATATTCAGGCAGCGTTGGCTCGAGTCCGAGCAGCCCGTTCAGAAGTGAACCTAGTGGCAGCGTCATCTATGCCCAAGATCGCAGCGGTGGCTGAAGTTGGGCGAGCAATTGGAGGGGTGAGCCTCAGTGATAGTCGCTTCGGCGGGAGTGGCTCAATGAATAGGACGCTTGACGAGGCCGTAGCTGGCGTTGTTTTCACCATGCCCCTTTTCGACGGCGGACTACGCCAGACTCAGAAGCGGCAGGCCCGTATGCAGGCTGAAGCTGCTGAACAGGATCTTCTTGAGATCCGCAATTTGGCTGCACAGGAGATCGTTGAAGCCTACAGTCTGCTGCACAGCAGCCTAGCTGCCTACACGGCCTCCGGTCCACTGCTTGAGGCCGGGCGAGAAACCTATGAAACTGCGCTTGGACTTTACGAAAATGGCCTCGCGTCGCTGTCTGAAGTCAGTCAGTCAAAAATCGGTCTAAACGATGTCCGTTTGATCCATGAGCAAGCCTTTGCCGACACTTTCGCTGCCGCGACAGCTCTTGCCTTTGCGACCGGCCGTCTCACCAACAGCGATGTGCCGACCCGATTGTGA
- a CDS encoding FUSC family protein, producing the protein MSSHAETSSKSMLRAVIDDLRPYDGRLEMTLHIALLCGLTAVVAMALQVPLALLSCYLIFLMYRDNAGENIGIGVGLILAATVIIALSILLMMFVADAPALRLAMMGAVTFGFMWLARASKLGEPAGLLGFIIVFILTFYDYISMPELVLRGLAWVWMVVFVPMVLLVALNVFVGRSPLQLVRERVRERLLETARLSEGGNPTPTDRLLREGNEVAEKHAGMARLLALVSKEEHDRLVAELAASFNLLATAQAATAAGRPEPELAPLLRRLAEEGSLPPLPEGGGLIANAVRTFVAAQNVATVTVPTSSEAKGGFLKPDAFKNPIYTQFALKVLLAVFLTYALYTSIGLFEIHTAMVTCFVVALGTSGETFHKSILRIIGCLIGAAMGAFAVVFVMPHLDDPGHLFLLIATGSLIAGWVATGSYRVQYAGFQMALAFFICVLPGSPLDFGPNYNLSDAGYRVLGILVGIGIMGLVFSLVWPESAKDTRDSEVDAALVVMAEVLRGEDRLDDMYRHIGAAHHAQEVMRFEWAAPIAKEQGEGARRLAATDELARLLPLISVKNAAPLAAALEATTEHTSAVLDVNDAGDNIYKRARVLVGILTGERESE; encoded by the coding sequence ATGAGTAGCCACGCCGAGACGTCGTCGAAAAGCATGTTGCGGGCAGTTATCGACGACCTACGCCCCTATGATGGGCGTTTGGAGATGACGCTGCACATTGCTTTGCTGTGCGGACTGACAGCGGTTGTTGCAATGGCCCTGCAGGTGCCATTGGCGTTGCTTTCCTGCTATCTGATTTTCCTGATGTATCGAGACAATGCGGGCGAGAACATCGGTATTGGCGTCGGCCTGATCCTTGCAGCGACCGTCATTATTGCTTTGAGCATCCTGCTTATGATGTTCGTTGCCGATGCGCCAGCATTGCGGTTAGCGATGATGGGGGCGGTAACTTTCGGCTTTATGTGGCTGGCTCGGGCTAGCAAGCTGGGTGAACCCGCCGGCCTACTGGGGTTCATTATCGTATTTATCCTGACATTCTACGACTACATCTCTATGCCAGAATTGGTGCTGCGTGGCTTGGCCTGGGTATGGATGGTGGTCTTCGTGCCGATGGTACTGCTGGTGGCGCTTAACGTGTTTGTTGGCCGCAGCCCACTGCAATTGGTGCGTGAGCGGGTGCGCGAACGGCTACTCGAGACGGCGCGCCTCTCTGAAGGAGGGAATCCTACCCCGACTGACCGATTGCTACGAGAAGGCAACGAAGTGGCGGAAAAGCATGCTGGTATGGCACGCCTGCTTGCGCTGGTGTCGAAAGAGGAACACGACAGGCTCGTCGCGGAGCTAGCGGCGAGCTTCAATTTGCTCGCTACAGCCCAAGCGGCGACTGCCGCAGGCCGACCCGAGCCCGAACTGGCTCCCTTGCTGCGCCGGTTGGCTGAAGAGGGCTCGTTGCCGCCCCTGCCTGAGGGTGGTGGTTTAATTGCCAATGCCGTACGTACCTTCGTTGCCGCCCAAAATGTCGCTACTGTAACTGTACCCACATCATCTGAGGCTAAGGGTGGATTTTTGAAACCAGATGCTTTCAAGAATCCTATTTATACCCAGTTTGCGCTCAAGGTGTTGCTTGCTGTCTTTCTAACCTATGCCTTGTACACCAGCATCGGGTTGTTTGAGATCCACACGGCGATGGTCACCTGTTTTGTGGTAGCGCTGGGAACCTCCGGCGAAACGTTCCATAAGAGCATCTTGCGTATCATTGGCTGCCTGATTGGGGCGGCGATGGGAGCCTTCGCCGTTGTCTTCGTGATGCCGCACTTGGATGATCCGGGACACCTTTTTTTGCTCATCGCCACGGGCAGCCTGATCGCGGGTTGGGTAGCGACGGGGTCGTACCGAGTGCAGTATGCTGGCTTTCAGATGGCACTCGCCTTTTTCATCTGCGTGCTACCCGGATCACCACTGGACTTTGGACCGAACTACAATCTCTCAGACGCGGGCTATCGCGTACTTGGTATTCTCGTGGGCATCGGCATCATGGGGTTGGTGTTCTCGTTGGTCTGGCCGGAGAGTGCAAAAGATACCCGTGATAGCGAGGTCGACGCCGCGCTTGTGGTAATGGCCGAGGTACTACGCGGCGAGGATCGTCTTGATGACATGTACCGCCATATTGGTGCTGCTCACCATGCTCAGGAAGTTATGCGATTCGAGTGGGCTGCGCCAATTGCCAAGGAACAGGGCGAGGGTGCTCGGCGACTTGCGGCAACCGATGAATTGGCACGACTATTGCCATTAATTAGCGTGAAGAATGCAGCTCCACTCGCGGCCGCTTTAGAGGCAACCACTGAACACACGTCGGCAGTTTTAGATGTAAATGATGCAGGTGACAACATCTACAAACGCGCACGAGTTCTGGTAGGGATACTGACAGGGGAGAGGGAAAGTGAATGA